A genomic window from Arvicanthis niloticus isolate mArvNil1 chromosome 25, mArvNil1.pat.X, whole genome shotgun sequence includes:
- the Ndufaf4 gene encoding NADH dehydrogenase [ubiquinone] 1 alpha subcomplex assembly factor 4 has product MGARVTRAFRNFNVENRAEREISKRKPSMAPKHPSTRGLLREQLSQFPEIEEDVSRKDNKLLSLLRDVYVDSKDPAPSLLVKNVIPQKEPEEFRLPIGNHFDKNLMDIPKGKVTVVEALTLLNNHKLSPETWTAEKIAQEYHLELKDVNSLLKYFVTFEVKVFPPEDRKAIQSK; this is encoded by the exons ATGGGGGCTCGCGTGACCCGCGCCTTCAGGAACTTCAACGTGGAGAACCGAGCGGAGCGGGAGATCAGCAAGAGGAAGCCCTCCATGGCACCCAAGCACCCTTCCACCCGCGGCCTCCTGCGAGAGCAACTGAGTC aGTTTCCAGAAATCGAAGAAGACGTTTCTAGAAAAGATAACAAGCTGCTGTCATTACTAAGAGATGTATATGTGGATTCCAAAGATCCGGCGCCTTCCTTGCTG GTAAAAAATGTTATACCACAGAAGGAACCAGAGGAATTCAGACTGCCGATAGGAAATCACTTTGATAAGAATCTCATGGACATTCCCAAAGGCAAGGTTACGGTTGTGGAGGCATTGACCCTTCTCAATAACCATAAACTCTCTCCAGAAACATGGACCGCTGAGAAAATCGCCCAAGAATACCATTTAGAACTGAAGGATGTAAATTCtcttctcaaatattttgttacttttgaaGTCAAAGTCTTTCCTCCTGAAGACAGGAAAGCAATACAATCCAAATGA